Proteins encoded within one genomic window of Acidimicrobiales bacterium:
- a CDS encoding response regulator transcription factor yields MNDRLPRVLVVDDEENITFLLDSALRHFGYDVRVANNGRDAIAQVERFNPDVVLLDVMLPDLDGFEIVRRLRLDGSKVPVLFLSAKDTTEDKVRGLTLGGDDYVTKPFSLEEVIARIQVILRRQGAGAGSNKLNFADLEMDDEAHVVRRAGEIIELSPTEYNLLRFLMVNAGRVLSRSQILDHVWQYDFGGHATVVETYISYLRKKLDKLGPPLIQTVRGVGYSLRLAA; encoded by the coding sequence ATGAACGACCGCCTCCCACGCGTCCTCGTGGTCGACGACGAGGAGAACATCACCTTCCTGCTCGACTCGGCGCTGCGCCACTTCGGCTACGACGTGCGGGTGGCCAACAACGGCCGCGACGCCATCGCCCAGGTCGAGCGGTTCAATCCCGACGTCGTCCTCCTCGACGTGATGCTGCCCGACCTCGACGGGTTCGAGATCGTGCGCCGCCTGCGCCTCGACGGCTCGAAGGTGCCGGTGCTGTTCCTGTCGGCGAAGGACACGACCGAAGACAAGGTGCGCGGCCTCACCCTCGGCGGCGACGACTACGTCACCAAGCCGTTCAGCCTCGAAGAGGTGATCGCCCGCATCCAGGTGATTCTGCGCCGCCAGGGTGCGGGCGCGGGCTCGAACAAGCTGAACTTTGCCGACCTCGAGATGGACGACGAGGCCCACGTCGTGCGCCGCGCCGGCGAGATCATCGAACTGTCGCCGACGGAGTACAACCTGCTGCGCTTCCTCATGGTCAACGCCGGGCGTGTGCTCAGCCGCAGCCAGATCCTGGACCACGTGTGGCAGTACGACTTCGGCGGCCACGCCACCGTCGTGGAGACCTACATCAGCTACCTGCGCAAGAAGCTCGACAAGCTCGGGCCACCGCTGATCCAGACGGTTCGCGGCGTGGGCTACTCACTGCGGCTCGCCGCGTAA
- a CDS encoding dienelactone hydrolase family protein — protein sequence MELIAGWESIEGADGDLAVYVARPEAATTPLPGVLVLQEVWGVDAHIEDVTNRMAAAGYVAVSPDVYSLGGAQRPEAITPARVRTLMDFFDTIPTGSWQDTDARNAELAKLPQAEADALNDTMTTLFGQFANFEKFIAELRVTTQWLAAQEYCDGNVGAIGFCMGGGMAARLACDEPLLKGAVGFYGAAPTPEQIANLHCPVLCLHGELDSRLVGTIPGFQKAADEAGKSYEAVVYPDAPHAFFNDTRASYRPDAARQAFARTLAFLDEHVARG from the coding sequence ATGGAGCTGATCGCAGGCTGGGAATCGATCGAGGGGGCCGACGGCGACCTCGCCGTGTACGTGGCGCGGCCGGAGGCGGCCACGACTCCGCTTCCGGGCGTGCTCGTGCTGCAAGAGGTGTGGGGCGTCGACGCCCACATCGAGGACGTGACGAACCGCATGGCGGCGGCCGGCTACGTCGCGGTGTCACCCGACGTGTACTCACTCGGGGGCGCGCAGCGACCCGAGGCGATCACACCCGCACGCGTGCGCACCCTGATGGACTTCTTCGACACCATCCCGACGGGCTCGTGGCAGGACACCGACGCCCGCAACGCCGAGCTGGCCAAACTCCCGCAAGCCGAAGCCGACGCACTCAACGACACGATGACGACGCTGTTCGGCCAGTTCGCCAACTTCGAGAAGTTCATCGCCGAGTTGCGCGTCACGACGCAGTGGCTGGCGGCGCAGGAATACTGCGACGGCAACGTCGGTGCCATCGGGTTCTGCATGGGCGGCGGCATGGCGGCGCGTCTGGCGTGTGACGAGCCGCTGCTGAAGGGCGCGGTTGGCTTCTACGGCGCGGCGCCGACGCCCGAGCAGATCGCCAACCTGCACTGTCCCGTCCTGTGCCTGCACGGCGAGTTGGACTCGCGGCTCGTCGGCACGATCCCGGGTTTCCAGAAGGCGGCCGACGAAGCGGGCAAGTCCTACGAAGCCGTGGTGTACCCCGACGCCCCGCACGCGTTCTTCAACGACACGCGTGCGTCGTACCGCCCCGACGCGGCGCGCCAGGCCTTCGCCCGCACCCTGGCGTTCCTCGACGAGCACGTGGCGCGGGGCTGA
- a CDS encoding MFS transporter, with amino-acid sequence MSEEVFDLEEGEESVLEGDAPFRRGSARAALAHRDFALVWWGSLASNVGTWMQNAALGALAFKLTHSSGFVALLGFAQLGPLLALSLIGGMLADSIDRRWLLVATQVEQGALSFLLAFFAAQHHPSHAALFFCVLGIGIGNALFAPTMSAVQPQLVGKKDLPGAVSLQSVQLNLSRVIGPVIGGLIIPFVHAWGVFFINALTYLFAIVTLLMVTIPRPYPDHSEQGIKRALGGFRIARHDGLVGRCLIMITTFSFFCLCFIGLLPVIAGDNLGMNVTGTAYGILFASFGSGAALGAIAVGTVWVDTSKAKIVRVGMPIFGVFLGVLAALRTPALAFPVVFFVGFFYFATITSLSTVLQNHLSEQVRGRVMALWIMGFGGTVPFGLLAGGWLADHTSVSTVLVVGVVFAFLLTAAIDLRGRESPIGMETAP; translated from the coding sequence ATGTCGGAGGAAGTGTTCGATCTCGAGGAAGGCGAAGAGTCCGTCCTCGAGGGCGACGCCCCCTTCCGACGGGGCAGCGCTCGCGCCGCCCTCGCCCACCGCGACTTCGCCCTCGTGTGGTGGGGTTCGCTGGCGTCGAACGTGGGGACGTGGATGCAGAACGCGGCGCTCGGCGCGCTGGCGTTCAAACTGACGCACTCCTCGGGCTTCGTCGCGCTGCTGGGCTTCGCCCAGCTCGGCCCTCTGCTCGCGCTGTCGCTGATCGGCGGCATGCTCGCCGATTCGATCGATCGCCGGTGGCTGCTGGTGGCGACGCAGGTCGAGCAGGGCGCGCTGTCGTTCCTGTTGGCGTTCTTCGCCGCCCAGCACCACCCGTCCCATGCCGCACTGTTCTTCTGCGTGCTCGGCATCGGCATCGGCAACGCACTGTTCGCGCCGACCATGTCGGCGGTGCAGCCGCAACTCGTCGGCAAGAAGGACCTGCCGGGCGCGGTGTCGCTGCAATCCGTACAGCTCAACCTCTCGCGGGTGATCGGGCCGGTCATCGGCGGCCTCATCATTCCCTTCGTGCACGCGTGGGGCGTCTTCTTTATCAACGCGCTGACCTACCTGTTCGCCATCGTGACGCTGCTGATGGTGACAATCCCACGGCCATATCCCGATCACAGCGAACAGGGCATCAAGCGCGCCCTCGGGGGTTTCCGCATCGCCCGCCACGACGGACTCGTCGGCCGATGTCTCATCATGATCACGACGTTCTCCTTCTTCTGCCTGTGCTTTATCGGCCTGTTGCCCGTCATCGCCGGCGACAACCTCGGCATGAACGTGACCGGTACCGCCTACGGCATCCTCTTTGCCAGCTTCGGGTCGGGCGCGGCGCTGGGCGCCATCGCCGTCGGGACCGTCTGGGTCGACACCTCGAAGGCGAAGATCGTGCGCGTCGGCATGCCGATCTTCGGCGTCTTCCTTGGCGTGCTCGCGGCGCTGCGGACACCGGCGCTCGCGTTCCCCGTCGTCTTCTTTGTCGGCTTCTTCTACTTCGCCACGATCACCTCGCTGTCCACGGTGTTGCAGAACCATTTGAGCGAGCAGGTGCGCGGCCGCGTGATGGCGCTGTGGATCATGGGCTTTGGCGGCACCGTGCCCTTCGGCCTGCTGGCCGGCGGGTGGCTCGCCGACCACACGTCGGTCAGTACCGTGCTTGTCGTGGGCGTGGTGTTCGCGTTCTTGTTGACGGCCGCGATCGACTTGCGCGGCCGCGAGTCGCCAATCGGAATGGAAACCGCGCCGTGA
- a CDS encoding amidohydrolase family protein, with protein MTTLAASVVITPDGLLAPGEVSIDEGVIVDVRPHTGVAPARVLAPGFIDVQVNGHVDVDVATAAGDDWDRLDHLLASQGVTAWCPTIVTAPLAVYPERLERIAGAARRPPAHARPTIIGAHLEGPFLGDAYGAHVPEWVAPIDLDWLAALPPIVRVMTLGPEQPLAAEAIGLLCNRGVLVSMGHSKATYETAIAGADAGARLVTHLFNGMAPLHHRAPGILGAALSDDRLVPSLIADGVHVHPAALRAAARAKGRGGWILVTDAVGWQTHDRVEIVDGAPRLPDGTIAGSCARMDECVARMVQAARIDIVDVVHAAATTPARLLGLDGERGAIAVDLRADLVALDPDTLRATEVWIA; from the coding sequence ATGACCACGCTCGCCGCATCCGTGGTCATCACCCCCGACGGGCTGCTCGCGCCGGGTGAGGTGTCGATCGACGAAGGCGTGATCGTCGACGTACGCCCGCACACCGGTGTCGCGCCCGCGCGCGTGCTGGCGCCGGGTTTCATCGACGTGCAGGTGAACGGTCACGTCGACGTCGACGTCGCCACCGCCGCGGGCGACGACTGGGATCGCCTCGACCATCTGCTGGCGTCGCAGGGCGTCACCGCGTGGTGCCCGACGATCGTGACCGCGCCGCTGGCGGTCTACCCCGAACGCCTCGAGCGCATCGCCGGCGCGGCGCGGCGGCCACCGGCGCACGCTCGCCCCACCATCATCGGCGCCCACCTCGAAGGGCCGTTCTTGGGCGACGCCTACGGCGCCCACGTGCCCGAGTGGGTCGCCCCGATCGACCTCGACTGGCTCGCCGCCCTCCCGCCAATCGTGCGGGTGATGACCCTCGGCCCCGAGCAGCCGTTGGCCGCCGAGGCCATCGGCCTCCTGTGCAACCGCGGCGTGCTGGTGAGCATGGGCCACTCGAAGGCGACCTACGAGACGGCGATCGCGGGCGCCGACGCCGGCGCGCGGCTCGTCACCCACCTGTTCAACGGAATGGCGCCGCTGCACCACCGGGCGCCGGGCATCCTGGGCGCCGCTCTCTCGGACGACCGCCTCGTGCCGTCGCTCATCGCCGACGGCGTGCACGTGCACCCCGCAGCGTTGCGCGCCGCGGCGCGGGCCAAGGGGCGCGGCGGGTGGATTTTGGTGACCGACGCCGTCGGCTGGCAGACGCACGACCGCGTCGAGATCGTCGACGGCGCCCCGCGCCTGCCCGACGGCACCATCGCCGGCAGCTGCGCCCGCATGGACGAGTGCGTGGCACGCATGGTGCAGGCAGCGCGCATCGACATCGTCGACGTGGTGCACGCGGCCGCCACCACGCCGGCGCGCCTGCTCGGCCTCGACGGTGAGCGCGGCGCCATCGCCGTCGACCTGCGCGCCGACCTCGTCGCCCTCGATCCCGACACTCTGCGCGCCACCGAGGTCTGGATCGCGTAA
- a CDS encoding MFS transporter, with amino-acid sequence MREAPLAFRRLVAVQALHAAGDAMVAVALANTLFFNVPVGEARDKVGLYLLLTMTPFAVLSPLVGPALDRRRGAYRLGLLASAGGRAVLALLLSTRTDRLWLYPLAFGLLVLSRAHGISRAAIVPTTIDEHHRLMWANAWLAVTSVAGAAVGAAVGGGVQHFISTKATLWLATILFIVVVPPAFALPKPEGDTAHDHVAGDYRALLSSRLIGGGVVMGACRASVGFLTFLLAFLLRAHGHGTKGFALTIGAAGLGGFAGSAVAPALRKVLREPLLLLSALLLMGGAALYVSHAFTLRNAGLVAAVVGFGSTAGRLAFDSLVQRDAPEAIRGRTFARYETIFQLCWVAGAGMATLIPFHSRGGMRVLALICFGGVALSIYGLIVRGRLVHRPLPALPEGGTELPTKDLS; translated from the coding sequence TTGCGAGAAGCCCCGCTGGCGTTCCGCCGGCTGGTGGCGGTGCAGGCGCTGCACGCGGCGGGCGACGCCATGGTCGCCGTCGCCCTTGCCAACACCCTGTTCTTCAACGTGCCGGTAGGCGAGGCGCGCGACAAGGTCGGCTTGTACCTGCTGTTGACGATGACGCCCTTCGCCGTCCTGTCACCGCTGGTGGGCCCGGCGCTCGATCGCCGCCGCGGCGCCTACCGCCTCGGCTTGCTCGCCAGCGCTGGGGGGCGCGCCGTGCTGGCGCTGTTGCTGTCGACGCGCACCGACCGGTTGTGGCTGTATCCCCTCGCCTTCGGCTTGCTCGTGTTGTCCCGCGCCCACGGCATCAGCCGCGCCGCCATCGTGCCGACCACCATCGACGAGCACCACCGGTTGATGTGGGCCAACGCCTGGCTGGCAGTGACGTCGGTCGCCGGCGCGGCGGTCGGCGCGGCGGTCGGCGGCGGCGTGCAGCACTTCATCTCGACCAAGGCGACGCTGTGGCTGGCGACGATCCTGTTCATCGTCGTAGTCCCACCGGCGTTCGCGTTGCCGAAACCCGAAGGCGACACCGCGCACGACCACGTCGCCGGTGACTACCGCGCCCTGCTCAGCTCGCGCCTGATCGGCGGTGGCGTGGTCATGGGCGCGTGCCGGGCCAGCGTCGGCTTCCTCACGTTTCTCCTCGCGTTCCTGCTGCGGGCGCACGGCCACGGCACGAAGGGCTTCGCGCTGACGATCGGCGCGGCTGGTCTCGGCGGCTTCGCCGGTTCGGCCGTCGCCCCGGCGCTGCGCAAGGTGCTGCGCGAACCGCTGCTGCTGCTGAGCGCGCTCCTGCTGATGGGCGGCGCCGCGCTGTACGTGTCGCACGCGTTCACGCTGCGCAACGCCGGACTCGTCGCCGCCGTCGTCGGCTTCGGCAGCACCGCCGGGCGCCTGGCGTTCGACTCGCTGGTGCAGCGCGACGCGCCCGAGGCGATCCGCGGCCGCACCTTCGCCCGCTACGAGACGATCTTTCAGTTGTGCTGGGTCGCAGGCGCCGGCATGGCCACGCTGATCCCGTTCCATTCCCGCGGCGGCATGCGCGTGCTGGCGCTGATCTGCTTCGGAGGCGTCGCTTTGTCGATCTACGGCCTGATCGTGCGCGGCCGGTTAGTTCACCGCCCGCTCCCGGCCCTCCCAGAAGGGGGCACGGAGCTCCCGACGAAGGATCTTTCCTGA